The following coding sequences are from one Lycium ferocissimum isolate CSIRO_LF1 chromosome 3, AGI_CSIRO_Lferr_CH_V1, whole genome shotgun sequence window:
- the LOC132050028 gene encoding 2-alkenal reductase (NADP(+)-dependent)-like, whose translation MEAEHSSMMLPNKQVVFENYVEGYPKETDFELRSSMISSQIPQGSNGLFVKNLYLGCDPYMRHKMSAHKSKDISLLASFQPGSVIIGLGVAKVIKSANADFDEGDCIWGMTGWEEYSLILNPNGLFKIKYTDVPLSYYAGILGMPGLAAYIGFNNVCSAKEGDIVYVSSAAGGVGQLVGQFAKMKGCYVVGSASTDEKVNLLKSELGFDDAFNYKEGNDFAGALKRHFPKGIDVYFENVGGNMLDEVLLHMNLYGRIAVSGMISQYNLKKPDGIHNLFCLITKRLQMEGFSEFDFRHKVPEYLEFAIQLIREKKLVFVEDIAEGLENAASAFVGIYHGRNVGKQIIQVSTD comes from the exons ATGGAAGCTGAGCATTCTAGCATGATGTTACCCAACAAACAAGTTGTGTTCGAGAATTATGTTGAAGGGTATCCTAAAGAGACTGATTTTGAACTAAGAAGTTCAATGATAAGTTCCCAAATACCTCAAGGGTCAAATGGTTTGTTTGTAAAGAATCTTTACTTGGGTTGTGACCCTTACATGAGACACAAGATGTCTGCTCATAAGTCTAAGGATATTTCTTTACTGGCCTCATTCCAACCTGGTTCT GTCATTATTGGACTTGGTGTGGCAAAAGTTATTAAATCAGCAAATGCAGATTTTGATGAGGGGGATTGTATCTGGGGAATGACTGGTTGGGAAGAGTATAGCTTGATTCTTAATCCAAATGGACTTTTCAAGATCAAATATACAGATGTGCCTCTCTCATACTATGCTGGAATTCTAG GTATGCCAGGACTTGCAGCCTATATTGGCTTTAATAATGTATGCTCTGCCAAGGAAGGAGATATAGTGTATGTCTCCTCTGCAGCAGGAGGAGTTGGTCAGCTTGTTGGACAATTCGCAAAAATGAAAGGTTGTTATGTTGTTGGCAGCGCTAGTACTGATGAAAAG GTAAATCTTTTAAAATCAGAACTTGGCTTCGATGATGCTTTCAACTACAAAGAAGGGAATGATTTTGCTGGAGCCTTGAAAAG GCACTTCCCCAAGGGTATTGATGTTTACTTTGAGAACGTTGGAGGAAATATGCTGGATGAGGTACTTTTGCACATGAATCTCTATGGTAGGATTGCAGTTTCTGGGATGATCTCTCAGTACAATTTAAAGAAACCAGATGGTATTCACAATTTGTTTTGCCTTATCACGAAGAGATTACAAATGGAAGGTTTTTCTGAGTTTGACTTCCGGCACAAGGTTCCAGAATACCTCGAGTTTGCTATTCAGCTTATAAGAGAGAAAAAGCTGGTTTTTGTAGAAGACATTGCTGAGGGTTTAGAAAATGCTGCATCTGCTTTCGTTGGTATTTATCACGGGCGAAATGTCGGAAAGCAGATTATTCAGGTTTCAACTGACTGA
- the LOC132050027 gene encoding dimethylnonatriene synthase-like, translating into MENSWFFLALVGLAALAFLCKLTTTRRPDNRKLPPGPKPWPIIGNLNLLGSIPHQSFDLLSKKYGELMLLKFGSRPVLVASSPEMAKQFLKIHDANFASRPLLAGGKYTSYNYCDMTWAPYGPYWRQARRIYLNEIFTPKRLDSFEYIRVEERQTLISQLHAHAGKPFFLKDHLSRFSLSSMTRMVMRNKYFGESTVRAEDLQHLVDQWFLLNGAFNIGDWIPWLSFLDLQGYVKQMKALKRTFDKFHNIVLDDHRAKMNAEKNFVPKDMVDVLLQMAEDPTMEVKLTNDCVKGLMQDLLTGGTDSLTAAVQWTFQELLRQPRVIEKATDELDLVVGKERWVEERDFSQLCYIEAIIKETLRLHPLGTMLAPHCAIKDCNVAGYDIEKGTIVLVNAWTIGRDPKYWDRAQEFLPERFLEKNIDMDGHNFAFLPFGSGRRRCPGYSLGLKVVRATLANMLHGFNWKLPESMKPEGISVEEHYGLTTHPKFPVPVILEPRLSSHLYLGT; encoded by the exons ATGGAGAATTCTTGGTTTTTTctagccttggtagggctagctGCATTAGCTTTTCTCTGTAAACTTACCACTACCCGACGCCCGGATAACCGGAAGCTACCACCAGGTCCAAAACCATGGCCCATCATTGGAAATTTGAACCTACTTGGTTCCATCCCGCATCAATCTTTTGACTTGCTTTCCAAGAAATATGGAGAGTTGATGCTGCTGAAATTTGGCTCCAGGCCGGTACTTGTGGCATCATCTCCTGAAATGGCAAAacaatttctaaaaatacatGATGCAAATTTCGCCTCCCGTCCTCTGCTAGCTGGTGGAAAGTATACAAGCTATAACTATTGTGACATGACATGGGCACCCTATGGTCCCTATTGGCGCCAAGCACGACGAATTTACCTCAACGAGATATTTACCCCAAAAAGGCTAGACTCGTTCGAGTACATTCGTGTTGAAGAAAGGCAGACCTTAATTTCCCAGCTACATGCCCATGCTGGAAAGCCGTTTTTCCTCAAAGACCATTTGTCACGGTTTAGCCTGAGCAGCATGACAAGGATGGTTATGAGGAACAAGTATTTTGGTGAATCAACAGTTAGGGCGGAAGATTTGCAGCACCTGGTAGACCAATGGTTTTTACTTAATGGTGCTTTTAACATTGGAGACTGGATTCCATGGCTCAGCTTCTTGGACCTACAGGGCTATGTGAAACAAATGAAGGCTTTGAAAAGAACTTTTGATAAGTTCCACAACATTGTCCTAGATGACCACAGGGCTAAGATGAATGCGGAAAAGAACTTTGTCCCAAAGGATATGGTGGATGTCTTGTTGCAGATGGCTGAAGACCCTACTATGGAAGTCAAACTCACTAATGACTGTGTGAAAGGGTTAATGCAG GATCTACTAACTGGAGGAACAGACAGCTTGACAGCAGCAGTGCAATGGACTTTTCAAGAACTTCTTAGACAGCCAAGGGTTATTGAGAAGGCAACCGACGAGCTTGACCTGGTTGTGGGGAAGGAGAGATGGGTAGAAGAGAGAGATTTTTCACAGCTGTGTTACATTGAAGCAATCATCAAGGAAACACTAAGGTTACATCCTCTTGGAACTATGCTAGCACCACATTGTGCTATTAAAGATTGTAACGTGGCCGGTTATGACATAGAGAAAGGAACGATTGTTCTGGTGAATGCTTGGACAATTGGAAGGGACCCCAAGTACTGGGATAGAGCACAAGAGTTTCTCCCCGAGAGGTTCTTAGAAAAGAACATTGACATGGATGGACATAACTTTGCTTTCTTGCCATTTGGCTCAGGGCGAAGGAGGTGCCCTGGCTATAGCTTGGGACTTAAGGTTGTCCGAGCAACTTTAGCCAACATGTTGCATGGATTCAACTGGAAACTACCTGAAAGTATGAAGCCAGAAGGCATAAGTGTGGAAGAACATTATGGGCTCACCACACATCCTAAGTTTCCTGTTCCAGTGATCTTGGAACCTAGACTCTCTTCACATCTCTATCTTGGTACCTAG